In one Zymobacter palmae genomic region, the following are encoded:
- a CDS encoding sugar nucleotide-binding protein yields MKLLIPDNRHGLTLALQQEVAPRHDVDMWLADGLSDALNYLNEHRADVVVIPPLIHPERLPLTVIEQHAVLVETLQASCQRLDMMLVWCVGHQLFEQDHEHLLNESEQPRPLAAALQKLAEIESAVRQHWHRHIIIRTSELFGSEGDGMALPEQLSSWLEGETVTADDHLFLAPLPVDALARAVLGMILQLDNGADAWGTFHLSGREPVSQFEFAAATLACLRDTAMPGVLQALPETAIVAEGLGSTVRRILGCQKILMTFGIHQTAWREPLQHHVRRWLSMHGIPMVKGGGAD; encoded by the coding sequence TTGAAACTACTCATCCCTGACAATCGGCATGGATTGACGCTAGCCCTGCAACAGGAGGTAGCGCCTCGTCATGACGTCGACATGTGGTTGGCCGACGGGCTTTCGGATGCCTTGAACTATCTGAACGAGCATCGTGCCGATGTCGTCGTGATACCGCCGCTCATTCACCCGGAACGCTTGCCCTTGACCGTTATTGAGCAGCATGCCGTGTTAGTCGAAACGTTGCAGGCATCCTGTCAGCGTCTCGATATGATGCTGGTGTGGTGCGTCGGGCATCAGCTGTTCGAACAGGATCATGAGCATCTGCTGAATGAAAGCGAGCAGCCCAGACCGCTTGCAGCCGCCCTTCAGAAGCTGGCCGAGATTGAGAGTGCGGTACGCCAGCACTGGCACCGTCACATCATCATTCGTACTAGTGAGCTGTTCGGTAGCGAAGGTGATGGCATGGCGCTGCCTGAGCAGCTTTCGAGCTGGTTGGAAGGAGAAACCGTGACGGCGGATGACCACCTGTTTCTAGCCCCCTTACCTGTGGATGCGCTGGCGCGTGCCGTGCTGGGCATGATTCTCCAGCTCGACAATGGGGCTGACGCGTGGGGAACATTCCACCTGTCAGGGCGAGAACCGGTCAGCCAGTTCGAGTTCGCGGCGGCCACGCTGGCCTGTCTGCGTGACACAGCGATGCCTGGCGTCTTGCAGGCGTTGCCGGAGACGGCGATTGTGGCCGAAGGTTTGGGCAGTACCGTACGCCGTATTCTGGGTTGCCAGAAGATCTTGATGACCTTTGGTATCCATCAGACCGCGTGGCGTGAGCCATTGCAGC